The genomic interval ACGTCCCGCAACGCCATACGTTGTCAACGTCCGTGCGCGCGACCGTCACCGAGATCGTCGCGATCGGCCGGCTCCCACACCAGGGCTGGCTCGGCCGACCGAACCACCAGGACCGGCGAATCATCGCGGAGTCTCTGGCCGTCGTCGGTCTCGACGACCGGGCTCAGGTCGACGTGAGCACCCTCTCGGGTGGCCAGCAGCGGCGCGTACTGATCGC from Actinomycetes bacterium carries:
- a CDS encoding ATP-binding cassette domain-containing protein, which gives rise to MVSGVTLDIRAGEVVAVLGPNGSGKSTLVKGMLGLNSHLAGDVSLFGTPIARFREHARLGYVPQRHTLSTSVRATVTEIVAIGRLPHQGWLGRPNHQDRRIIAESLAVVGLDDRAQVDVSTLSGGQQRRVLIA